CTTTTCGGACATGGCCGGAATGGCGATGTATGAGGGACCGCCGGTAAAGGCCGGCTCGATCTGCGTCAGCTTGATCGTGTCGGGAAGCATTTTTTTGCTAAGCTGCTCGAGCGCCATGTCGGACCAGGCCGGAATGATGTCGACTTCGCCGCTGGCCAAAATGTCGAGCGTGCCTTGATTTTTCTTCGGGTAAACGCCTTTTTGATACATGTACGGGCCGAGCTCTTTCAGGAGCGCGAAACCTTTGTCCCATTCCTTCATGATGGCCGGATCCTGATTGTGGATCGCGTCCGCCGGCAGGAAGTTGTAGATTGCCGTTTGCACGAACGAGGAGCCGGAGCCGCCTGTCGCCGGATCGTTGTAGGCGAATTTGCCCGGATGCTGCTTGATCCATTGGTACAGCTCGTCGGCGGTTTTCGGCGGCGTCGGCACGTTTTTGCTGTTGTAGGCCAAAATGACGGACGATGCGCGGTAAGGAACGGCCAGCTCGTGAACGTCTTTCATGTAAGCGGCGTCGACCTTGCTCAGGTTCGGAATGGAGGATTGGGTCAGCTTCTCCCAAATACCGTCCTTTTCGCCTTTCGTCAAGTTGCTGAGGCCGGTTTCGAACAGGTCCACATCGACGCTTTTTTGCCCCGCTTTTTTCGCGCCGAGCACTTTGTCGATCGCAGCGCCTTCGGCTTGGCCGTCCGGCAAATGAACGAGCTTGACCTTGATGCCCGGATTCGCTTTCTCAAACTGCGGAGCGAGCGTTTCCCACATTTCCTTCACATTGGCGGAGCCGGAGAAGTAGAAAGAGAGCTCGACCGGTTTCGCATCTTCTTTCTTGGCGGCCGGAGCCGGGGTGCCGGCGGCTGCATTGCCTCCGGACGCGGGTTCCGCTTTGCCGCAGCCGGAAAGCGCCACGGCGAATGCCAGACCTGCTGCGGCCAGCATTTTACCTTTCGCATTGCCTGTCAACCATGTTTTCATCAATTGTCCCCTCCAAATGTATTCGTTTGTCGTGCAAAAGCGGTTACCCGCGTGAAACCGATATGGATCGTTTGCCCGTGGCGAAGCGCGGCGGCCTGTTCCCGCGGCACGAACAGCTTGACCGGGCCGGCGGCGGTATCCACGGTCACTTCCGCGTAATGGCCGAGCACCATCACCTGCCGCACGCTGGCGGGCAGCGCGTTCACGCCGCCTATGGTTAGCCCGCCTGGCGTTTCGCCTGCGTCGCCGGTCGAACTTTGCGCCGTGTCAGCCGGGCGTTCCGTCGTCGCGACGGGCGCATCGCCGGCATGGCCGCGCATCGTTTCGTCTGCCGGCCCGGCGGCCCCGTCGCTTGCCGCTGCGCCGCCCGCGGCTCTGCCCGGGAGCAGGCTCGTAAGGATGCCTTCCTTCGGCAGTTCGATGATCGCCACGTCCTCGGGCCGGATGGCGGCCGTTACCGGACCCTCGAGCGGGCGGTCCACCGGGAACCGCTTGCCTTGAATATGGACGGCGCCACCCTCCGCGTGGCCCTGAACAAAATTCATCCGCCCGATGAAGCCGGCGACGAACAGCGTTTCGGGATGATCGTAGATGCTTTGCGGCGAGCCGATCTGTTCGACGCGTCCGGCGTTCATGACGACGATCCGGTCGGAAATCGACAGCGCCTCCTCCTGATCGTGGGTCACGAACACCATCGTCAGCCCGGTGCTCGCCTGTATGTCGCGCAGCTCCTCGCGCATTTCCAGGCGCAGCTTCGCGTCGAGCGCGGAGAACGGCTCGTCGAGCAGCAGCACCGCCGGCTCGAGCAGCAGGGCGCGGGCGACGGCCACGCGCTGCTGCTGGCCGCCCGACAGCTGGCCGGGCATCTTCTTCTCGTAGCCGGGCAGCCGGACGAGCTGGAGCGCCTTGCCGACCGCCTCGCGGATCTCGTCTTTTTTGCGGCCGCGGATTTTAAGCCCGAAGGCGAGGTTGTCGAACACGGTCATATGCGGCCACAAATTGTAGCTTTGGAACACCATCGCCGTCGGTCTTTTTTCCGGAGGGAGGTGAAGGACGCTCCTGCCTTCGATTTGAATATCGCCGGTATCCGGCTCGAGGAAGCCGCCGATGGCGCGAAGCAGCGTCGTTTTCCCGCAGCCCGAAGGGCCGAGCAGGGTGACGAGCTCGCCTTTCTGCACGTCGATGGACAGCTCCTTGACGCCGTCGCCGGTTTTGAACACCTTGCTGAAGTTTTGCACGGAAAGCTGGGGTGGCTTCATTTCATGCATTTGCTGAGGTTGCGATGTCATCGCTGTCGGCCTCCTATTTCAAT
The window above is part of the Paenibacillus hamazuiensis genome. Proteins encoded here:
- a CDS encoding extracellular solute-binding protein; this encodes MKTWLTGNAKGKMLAAAGLAFAVALSGCGKAEPASGGNAAAGTPAPAAKKEDAKPVELSFYFSGSANVKEMWETLAPQFEKANPGIKVKLVHLPDGQAEGAAIDKVLGAKKAGQKSVDVDLFETGLSNLTKGEKDGIWEKLTQSSIPNLSKVDAAYMKDVHELAVPYRASSVILAYNSKNVPTPPKTADELYQWIKQHPGKFAYNDPATGGSGSSFVQTAIYNFLPADAIHNQDPAIMKEWDKGFALLKELGPYMYQKGVYPKKNQGTLDILASGEVDIIPAWSDMALEQLSKKMLPDTIKLTQIEPAFTGGPSYIAIPAMSEKKEAAQKFINYVLTPDAQTVIINKMFGYPGIKWSEMPADLQKKFESVAKGYRTFTIGALGDEINKRWQREVAGGQ